The Agarilytica rhodophyticola genome has a window encoding:
- a CDS encoding fatty acid desaturase family protein, with product MFRYPADRLPVAIILTFSIVDFCLYFMVDTVWILAVFWLVMIIPKGKICAWNHHHQHTPTFKPKVLNRILEFFYALHTGVTTNLWLLHHVLGHHQNYLDQSKDESRWRRESGETMGEIEYTLNVAATAYPRGFEVGRRYPKLQKHFLFYSALTFAIVAFLVWLKPLPALFLFVLPMICGLVLTSWATYEHHSDLDTDNPFEASRNNLNRFYNITTGNLGYHTAHHYKQGVHWSRLPELHEKIKDKIPPHLIKSAAL from the coding sequence GTGTTTAGGTACCCCGCCGATCGACTTCCTGTAGCGATTATTCTGACTTTTAGCATTGTTGATTTCTGTCTATATTTCATGGTCGACACAGTATGGATTCTAGCCGTTTTCTGGCTGGTGATGATTATCCCAAAGGGTAAAATATGTGCATGGAATCATCATCATCAACATACACCGACCTTTAAGCCAAAGGTACTTAATCGCATCCTAGAGTTTTTCTATGCCTTACACACTGGTGTGACAACAAATTTGTGGCTCTTGCATCATGTCCTTGGACATCATCAAAACTACTTGGATCAGAGTAAAGATGAGAGCCGCTGGCGTCGTGAATCGGGCGAAACCATGGGTGAAATAGAATATACACTCAATGTTGCAGCAACAGCCTACCCCCGAGGATTCGAGGTTGGTCGGCGCTATCCGAAACTGCAAAAACATTTCCTATTCTACAGCGCACTCACATTTGCCATTGTGGCTTTTTTGGTTTGGCTTAAACCTCTGCCTGCACTATTTTTGTTTGTGTTACCGATGATTTGCGGCCTGGTGCTTACTTCTTGGGCAACCTACGAACATCATTCAGACTTAGATACAGACAACCCCTTTGAAGCATCGAGAAACAATTTGAATCGATTCTACAATATCACTACAGGTAATCTTGGTTACCACACAGCACATCACTACAAGCAAGGTGTTCACTGGTCTCGCTTACCAGAGCTACACGAAAAGATTAAAGATAAGATTCCTCCTCACTTAATAAAATCTGCCGCGCTTTAA
- a CDS encoding pre-peptidase C-terminal domain-containing protein produces the protein MKTFKYKSRLAAAIIATLSFNAFAENIGPMSFSHTSEISKAKELLLKPLDNKELLVRDAQSFNSDGLVRFAEPRQVSIKPSKNAWDYIASPNASATNAANVEGVYIWRKVIKSPGARSINLGFGRFVMPEGGSLHMYTPDGENLVRAFTSEDNEEHGQLWTPMLPGDTVVIEVNIPVDQLDALELELTSVNHGYVGSSAQEVMESFLKSGSCNVDVVCSEGDDWRDQIRSVAAYSTGGSAFCSGSAINNTANDGRGFFLTADHCGINAQNAPSMVVYWNYENSTCRTPGSSSSGSRGDGTLNEFNTGAIFRAGYGPTDMTLVELDDPIDPAHEVYLSGWNASSSIPTSAVGIHHPNVEEKRISFDNDPLSLSGSTHLQVNDWDVGTTEPGSSGSPLYDQDKRIVGQLTGGRAACGNDEFDIYGWVNVSWNGGGTDSTRLSTWLDAAGTGELFIDGREATGGGAPTPTPTPIPTPTPGDVLADGVPVTGISGATNSERFFTVNVPAGTQSLRVLMRGGSGDADLYVKAGSKPTLNDFDCRPFRSGNDETCRIDSPQAGTYHVLIHGFSSFSDTSVEARY, from the coding sequence ATGAAAACTTTTAAATATAAATCTCGTCTTGCTGCAGCAATTATTGCTACTCTAAGTTTTAATGCTTTTGCAGAAAATATAGGGCCGATGTCATTTTCTCATACATCTGAAATCTCTAAAGCTAAAGAGCTTTTGTTAAAACCGTTGGATAATAAAGAATTACTTGTAAGGGACGCACAAAGTTTTAATTCTGATGGCCTAGTTAGGTTTGCTGAGCCTCGTCAAGTTTCTATCAAACCGTCTAAAAATGCCTGGGATTATATTGCAAGCCCTAATGCTTCAGCGACTAATGCAGCAAATGTTGAAGGGGTATATATTTGGAGAAAAGTTATTAAGTCTCCTGGTGCACGTTCAATTAACTTAGGTTTTGGCCGTTTCGTTATGCCAGAAGGTGGTTCATTGCATATGTACACACCCGATGGTGAAAACTTGGTACGAGCTTTTACTTCAGAAGATAATGAGGAACACGGTCAACTTTGGACACCGATGTTGCCAGGCGATACTGTTGTTATTGAAGTAAATATTCCCGTTGACCAATTGGATGCTTTAGAGCTTGAATTAACTTCTGTTAACCATGGTTATGTTGGTTCGTCAGCACAAGAAGTTATGGAAAGTTTTCTGAAATCTGGATCATGTAATGTCGACGTGGTGTGTTCAGAAGGTGATGACTGGCGTGATCAGATTCGTTCAGTCGCTGCATATAGTACGGGCGGTAGTGCTTTTTGTTCTGGTAGTGCGATAAACAATACTGCTAATGATGGTCGTGGTTTTTTCCTTACCGCTGATCATTGCGGAATTAATGCTCAAAATGCACCTTCAATGGTTGTATATTGGAACTATGAGAATAGTACATGCCGCACACCTGGCAGTTCTTCTAGTGGTTCAAGAGGAGATGGCACATTAAATGAATTTAATACAGGGGCTATTTTCCGTGCCGGCTATGGTCCGACGGATATGACGTTAGTTGAACTTGATGACCCTATTGATCCAGCCCATGAAGTTTACTTATCAGGTTGGAATGCTAGTTCTTCAATTCCAACATCTGCGGTAGGCATTCACCATCCTAATGTTGAAGAGAAGAGAATCAGCTTCGATAACGACCCTTTATCTCTTTCAGGATCAACACATTTACAAGTCAATGACTGGGATGTAGGTACAACAGAACCCGGTTCTTCAGGTTCGCCTTTATACGACCAAGATAAGCGTATAGTTGGACAGTTGACTGGCGGTCGCGCGGCATGTGGCAACGATGAATTTGATATCTATGGATGGGTCAATGTTTCTTGGAACGGTGGTGGTACAGATTCTACTCGACTAAGCACATGGCTTGACGCTGCCGGCACAGGTGAATTGTTTATCGATGGACGCGAAGCTACGGGCGGTGGCGCTCCTACCCCGACCCCTACACCAATACCAACTCCTACACCAGGTGATGTATTAGCAGATGGTGTACCCGTTACTGGTATATCTGGTGCTACAAACAGCGAGAGGTTTTTTACTGTGAATGTTCCTGCAGGCACCCAAAGTTTGCGAGTGTTAATGCGGGGTGGTAGTGGCGATGCGGATCTGTATGTCAAGGCCGGTAGCAAACCAACACTCAATGATTTTGACTGTCGACCATTTAGATCAGGAAATGATGAAACTTGCCGAATCGATTCACCACAGGCAGGTACTTACCATGTGCTAATTCATGGCTTCTCATCCTTCTCTGATACCAGTGTGGAAGCGCGTTACTAG
- a CDS encoding reprolysin-like metallopeptidase produces the protein MMRSVIPIFLTSIFTGTVIAAEHKVSSLWTDSKNKISSAQLANTEISKLKSYRVLQSKPFQLENTLSLAPERTLNDEGVLVDLPLPNNKFVRFRIFSDSIMEPELAKKFPSIQTYWGYDESNPNNRGRFDITEKGFHGMFSYNGEQIFIDPMQKAGNNTYINYRKQDAQSRPIFSDKVINEIGYQQQFSIEKAALLAPTQPDGLRRTYRLAVATTGEYTRFHGGTVSSGLAAVVTAINRVNELYEVDLSVRLNLVGNNDQLIYTNPNTDPYTNGNSDLNSNTGNINSVIGSSSYDIGHIFQTSGGGVASLGSVCSNRKGAGLTGLRQPVGDPFYVDYVAHEIGHQFDGLHTFNASSGSCAGRNRSASAAYEPGSGATVMGYAGICDDENLQRNSDPYFHTHSITEINAFITNGGGSRCGTVNNPNNTPPSANAGADYTIPARTSFTLNGTATDADTGDNARLTYIWEQYDLGSASSSPATMVDNGNRPIFRATTPTNNPSRTFPNLDDILNNTSTLGNSLPTTNRDLNFRFTVRDTKGGVAIDDMVIRVANTGRAFAITSPSAGASVIGGQATTISWDVAGTSASPVNCSQVDIEYSSNNAGTFTTIASNVSNNGSGSATIPNTETTNARIKVSCSNNIFFAMSERFSVQIGGPNQAPSFNSDPINKADAASGSNYSSSITADATDPDGNPLSFSKTSGPAWLNVATSGALTGTPSDTDLGLNSFTVSVSDGEFNDSATLNIEVTDAIPTTANVGITTVQSRRTTTQNRRAMPFIMPADGTLNSISMYHTGGSGNMILAVYADDNNSPGNLLANTPITTVSGATDWQTINLENDVFVPANTRIWLAWIYQNNPGIFYSNGSPGRANINRTWSNSANNMPDLFGNSTQANFRYSIYATYTEQ, from the coding sequence ATGATGAGAAGTGTTATACCGATATTTTTAACTTCAATATTCACAGGTACAGTAATAGCCGCTGAACATAAGGTAAGTAGTCTATGGACAGATTCCAAAAATAAAATTTCATCAGCACAACTTGCGAACACCGAAATATCTAAATTAAAAAGCTATCGCGTATTGCAGAGCAAGCCTTTTCAATTAGAAAACACGTTAAGCTTAGCACCCGAGAGAACATTGAATGATGAAGGGGTTTTGGTTGATCTTCCTTTACCTAATAATAAGTTTGTACGTTTTAGAATATTCAGCGACTCAATAATGGAGCCTGAGCTGGCCAAAAAATTTCCGTCGATCCAGACATATTGGGGCTACGATGAAAGTAACCCTAACAACAGGGGACGCTTTGATATAACTGAAAAAGGCTTTCACGGAATGTTTTCTTACAATGGCGAACAAATTTTTATCGATCCAATGCAGAAAGCAGGAAATAACACATATATCAACTACCGAAAACAAGATGCTCAGTCGCGACCTATATTTTCCGATAAGGTTATTAACGAAATCGGATATCAACAACAATTCAGTATTGAAAAAGCTGCCCTACTCGCACCGACTCAGCCAGATGGGTTGCGCCGTACTTATCGTTTAGCAGTTGCCACTACAGGTGAATATACACGCTTTCATGGTGGCACTGTCAGCAGTGGGCTTGCCGCTGTGGTTACTGCTATTAACAGAGTCAACGAGCTTTATGAGGTTGACCTTTCTGTACGGCTAAATTTAGTTGGCAACAATGATCAACTCATTTATACAAACCCCAATACCGACCCATATACAAATGGCAATAGTGACTTAAACAGTAACACCGGCAATATAAATAGCGTTATTGGGTCATCTAGTTATGATATAGGCCATATATTTCAAACTAGTGGAGGTGGTGTCGCTTCTCTGGGTTCTGTTTGTAGTAACCGAAAAGGAGCAGGCTTAACTGGCTTGCGTCAGCCAGTAGGCGATCCCTTCTATGTAGACTACGTAGCACATGAGATAGGTCATCAATTTGATGGTTTACACACATTTAATGCTTCCAGCGGTAGTTGCGCGGGACGAAATAGGTCAGCAAGTGCGGCCTATGAGCCTGGCAGCGGCGCCACGGTAATGGGCTATGCAGGAATCTGTGATGACGAGAACCTACAACGCAATTCAGACCCTTACTTTCACACACATTCAATAACTGAAATTAATGCCTTCATTACTAATGGTGGAGGCAGCCGCTGCGGAACGGTTAATAACCCAAATAATACTCCACCTTCGGCTAACGCTGGAGCTGACTATACTATTCCTGCACGAACATCGTTCACACTTAATGGAACTGCAACAGACGCCGATACTGGCGATAACGCGAGGCTAACATACATATGGGAGCAATATGACCTAGGATCAGCATCTAGCAGCCCAGCGACCATGGTAGACAATGGTAATCGCCCAATTTTTAGAGCTACAACACCGACTAATAATCCATCACGCACTTTCCCTAATTTAGATGATATTTTAAATAATACTTCAACCCTAGGTAATTCCTTACCCACAACAAATCGAGACCTTAATTTTAGATTTACTGTTCGAGATACCAAAGGAGGAGTAGCCATTGATGATATGGTGATAAGAGTTGCCAATACAGGACGTGCATTTGCAATTACCAGCCCATCGGCGGGAGCTTCAGTTATCGGCGGACAGGCCACCACAATCAGTTGGGACGTTGCAGGTACAAGTGCTTCACCTGTTAATTGCTCACAAGTAGATATCGAATACTCAAGCAATAATGCCGGTACGTTTACCACCATCGCCAGTAACGTCTCCAATAACGGTAGTGGCAGCGCGACAATACCCAATACTGAAACCACCAATGCGCGTATAAAGGTGAGTTGTAGTAATAATATTTTCTTCGCTATGTCAGAGCGCTTTAGTGTGCAGATAGGAGGACCAAATCAGGCGCCGAGCTTTAATAGTGATCCTATTAATAAAGCCGATGCTGCAAGCGGTTCCAACTACAGTTCCAGTATTACAGCAGATGCTACAGATCCTGACGGCAATCCTTTGTCATTTAGCAAAACCTCTGGCCCTGCCTGGCTAAATGTTGCGACTAGCGGAGCACTAACTGGAACCCCTAGTGATACAGATTTAGGTTTAAATAGTTTCACTGTGTCCGTTAGCGACGGAGAATTTAATGATAGTGCAACATTAAATATTGAAGTGACTGATGCAATACCTACAACCGCAAATGTGGGAATAACAACAGTACAATCGAGACGCACTACGACACAAAATCGCAGAGCAATGCCGTTTATCATGCCCGCCGACGGCACCCTCAATAGTATTAGCATGTATCATACAGGTGGGAGCGGTAATATGATCTTGGCAGTCTACGCTGACGACAACAACTCTCCAGGCAACTTACTTGCCAACACACCAATTACCACTGTCAGTGGTGCGACGGATTGGCAGACTATCAATTTAGAAAATGATGTGTTTGTTCCTGCAAATACAAGAATCTGGTTGGCATGGATTTATCAAAATAACCCAGGTATTTTTTATAGTAACGGCAGCCCAGGCAGAGCAAATATCAATCGAACCTGGAGCAACAGCGCTAACAACATGCCTGATTTGTTTGGTAATAGCACCCAAGCAAACTTTAGATACTCTATATATGCAACCTATACTGAGCAATAA
- a CDS encoding CvfB family protein → MIEVGETHSLRVIKAVDFGFFLDAKELSEVLLPRRLAPKELSVGDTIEVFLYLDSEDRPIATTKRPKVEVGEFAYLKVIDTTKIGAFLDWGLDKDLLVPFSEQHRPMKIGHSYLVYVYLDKVDRRITASSKIDKFLDDDAPHNFSSGQAVNLIVANTTDLGCKAIINHSYWGMLHKSDIEGRISFGQSLAGYIKHVRPDKKIDLSLKSANDIRDKNSETVLSYLKNHNGFSSIHDKSHPQEIQNAFGMSKSAFKKAVGNLYKKRLIRIEVNGIFLVD, encoded by the coding sequence ATGATAGAAGTTGGTGAAACACATAGTTTAAGAGTGATAAAAGCTGTAGATTTCGGCTTTTTTTTGGACGCAAAGGAATTATCTGAGGTTTTACTGCCTCGTAGGCTTGCGCCAAAGGAATTATCCGTGGGTGATACAATCGAGGTTTTCTTGTATTTGGACTCAGAGGATAGGCCCATAGCTACAACTAAACGCCCAAAGGTTGAAGTTGGTGAGTTTGCTTATTTAAAAGTTATTGACACAACAAAGATTGGCGCTTTTTTAGATTGGGGTTTAGATAAAGATTTGCTAGTTCCTTTTTCCGAACAACATCGACCAATGAAAATAGGGCACTCGTATTTAGTGTATGTTTATCTTGATAAAGTTGACAGGCGTATAACAGCATCTTCAAAAATTGATAAATTCCTAGATGATGATGCTCCACATAACTTCTCTTCTGGACAGGCAGTAAATTTAATCGTCGCTAATACTACCGATTTAGGTTGCAAGGCAATTATTAACCACAGTTATTGGGGCATGCTGCATAAAAGTGACATTGAGGGCCGTATTAGCTTTGGTCAAAGTCTTGCAGGCTATATTAAACATGTTCGGCCAGATAAAAAAATAGACCTCAGTCTTAAAAGCGCTAACGATATTCGTGACAAAAATAGTGAAACAGTACTCAGCTATTTGAAAAACCACAATGGATTTTCCTCAATTCATGATAAATCTCATCCACAAGAAATTCAAAATGCCTTTGGCATGAGCAAAAGTGCCTTTAAGAAAGCCGTTGGCAATTTATATAAGAAGCGTCTAATTCGAATTGAGGTTAATGGCATTTTTTTAGTCGACTAA